Genomic segment of Veillonella parvula DSM 2008:
AGTAAAAACACCTGAATCGGCTATGATTGAACTATATCAGAATTATTTTAAAGCAATTATAATAGATTTAAAATTAAACAATGATGATAATGCAGTTGAATCTGATGAAGAAATATCAGGAAATGTTTTGTTAAGAAGAATAATAGAAAAAGAAATTGTTCCTATTGTTGTAATAACTGGTTTTCCTGATAAAGTAAGTACTGATATTGATAAAAGTATTGTTAAGGTCCTTCCTAAAGAGACAAATTTATATGATGAGATTAATGCGTTAATAGAAAAATACAGCGATTCTGTTTTTAAAATCTTTGGATCAAGAGGTGAGATAAATAAAAATATAAAGGAGTTATTTTGGAATGTAATTCCTCAGTGTTTTACTAGTAAGAATCAAGATATATCACTATTATCTAAAGAGAAGCAAGAAACTGTAATTATAAGATATATATCAAGTTGGCTTTCCAATAAGTATATGTTTGATGATAAATATATTGATGTCGAGCCAATTGAAATGTATATGTTTCCGAATCCTATTAAGCAAGTGTGTACCTGTGATATTTATAAAAAATATATAGATACAAATATTGATGAGTATTTTATAGTTTTGACGCCATCATGTGATCTTGCTAACAAAAAAGTAGATGAAGTCATATTGTGTAAAATTAAAAATTATGATGAAGTACAATCTTTTAAGGAACGATTAGAAATATATAATAATGAACAAAACAAAGAATCTAATAAAGCAAAGAAAGCAAAGGGGGATTTAATGAAGTGGTTTAGAAACTCACACTCGGATTCTTTGAGATATCATTTTTTGCCAAAGGTAAAAGACTTTACTGGAGGTTTTGTCGATTTTCGTTCTATACTATCTCTTGAATATGATAAAGAGAGTGGAGAAATTATTGATGACTCGTATCTTAAAATTGGTGTAATTACTGAAAGTTTTAAAAGAGATATAGTTTCAAGATTTAGTTCCTATTATCATAGACAAGGGCAACCAGAGTTTAACTGTGATAGTGTTTTAAATAATTTATAATTAATATTTTGGAAAGGAGGTGTGGTTATGCTAAATATAATTGACGTATTTTCAGGTGCGGGTGGCCTTACAGAGGGCTTTAGGGATAACACGAAATTTAAATTTATATGTCATATAGAGATGGATAAAGATGCTTGTGCCTCGCTATGCTTGAGAAATATATATTATTATTTCAAAAATATCAATAACCTGTCTCCGTATTTTGAATATATACAAGGAAATATATCTAGAGAAGTATTGTACTCTATGGTTCCAAGTGAGGTTACAAAAGATGTTTTGTCTAAGGAGATAAGTGAAGAGTCGATATTACCCATATTTGAATTTATAGATAAGCGATTAGGAACTAAAGAGTTAGATGGAATTATAGGCGGACCACCATGCCAAGCCTATTCTATTATTGGGAGAGCTAATAATAAGAAGAAAAAAGACACTGATAAAAGAATTTACTTATATAAGCATTATTTAGATTTTTGCAATAGGTATAAGCCTAAATTTTTTATATTTGAAAATGTTAAAGGGTTACTTTCTTTTAAGGATATATCTGGAGACTTACTACTTGATAAAATGATTCAGGAGTTTGATTCTGCTGGATATGCTGTAAATTATGAAGTTATTAATGCTAATGATTTTGGTGTTTCACAAAATAGAGAACGTGTAATTATAGTCGGACATAGGAAGGATTTACTATTTAATAAATCTTTTTTTGATTATCTATATAATTATGTTGAACCAAGCCCCAAATTAAAAGAATTATTCGCTGATTTGCCAAATATAAGGGCTGGAAAAAGTTCGAAGAAATATTGTTGTAATTATGTAAGTAAGTATGTCCAAAAATATATTCGCAGTAATGATGATATTTTAACTCAACATATTGCAAGACCACATAGTAAAAATGATTTAAGAATCTATAAATTAGTATTGAAGGCAAAAAAAATAGGAGAGAACTTGAGGTATAATGATATACCGGTAGAGCTTCAGACACATTCTAACACGACTTCATTTTTAGATAGATATAAAGCTTTAGATTATGATTCGGTAAGCCATACAGTTGTTGCCCATATATCTAAAGATGGACACTATTATATTCATCCTGATTTGAGACAGAATCGCTCTATAAGTGTAAGAGAGGCTGCAAGAATTCAAGGATTCCCAGATAATTTTTATTTTGAATCATCACGGACGGCTGCATTTAGGCAAATTGGCAATGCAGTTCCTCCTATTCTATCAGTTAAATTGGCATCAGCTATATTAGATTTTATAAAAGTAGATAATAATGATAATAATATTGTTAATTTATAAAATGTGGAGCCTGTTAAGGTGGGGAATATATGATTTCGTTTAAAGACGTATGTGAAACTGAAGTAGATCTTGTGATAGATGAAATCTATGAAGGCGGAGCTGTTGGTAATATATTAGATGACGTTTTAACTAAGTTAATGGGGGTACAAAATGCTGGTGGCTTTAGATATAGGAATGTTTTGAATACTACAGACAAAGCTTATATTGTTTTATATTCATCTAATGAAGATATAGATTGGCCAGATGTATTAGAAGCAGAAACTGGTAAATTTAAATATTATGGTGATAATAAAAGGCCTGGAGATAAAGTAGATTCTAAGAAAGGTAATCTAATTTTAGAAACTATATTTAATGAAAAAAATCGTAATAAAATTCCTCCCGTTTTTATTTTCATGAAGAATCCTACAGTAGCAAGCAATAGGAGTGTTAGGTTTTTGGGCTTAGCTGTTCCAGAAGATTACTATCTAGGTAAGGATAACTCATTGAAAGCAATTTGGAGAACTTCTAATAGTGAAAGATTTATAAATTACGAGGCTCATTTTACAATCTTAAATACAAAATCAATTAATCGAGAATGGCTTAGTTGTTTAATAAATGGAGATTCTTTAAACACTAGATTTGCGCCTGATGCTTGGCTTAAGTATGTAAAACAAGGTTTAACCGATGATATTATTTTAAGCGCACCAAAGAATAAAGAATATAGATCAAAAATTGAACAATTACCATCAACGGATAAAGATCTTAGAAAGTTAGATTTTATATATCAATATTATAAAGACGAGCCTTATAAATTTGAGTATTTTGCTGCAAAATTAGTTGGTTTAATGGATAATAATTTTTTGAATTTTAATATTACACGGACTGTTAGAGATGGCGGTATAGATGCTATAGGTGAGTATCGATTAGGTCATAAAAATAACTCTATAAAACTAAGATGTGCATTAGAGGCAAAATGTTATCAAAGAGATAATTCAAATGGGGTAAAATTGTTGTCTAGATTGATATCTAGATTAAAATATAGAGATTTTGGAATTTTTGTTACAACTTCTTATGTTTCTGAACAGGCATATAAAGAATTACTAGAAGATGGACATCCTGTAATTATTATATCTGGCGGAGATATAATAGAGATTTTAACTAATAATCGAATAAACACTAAAGAGTCACTTTTAAATTTTATGGATACTATTGATTATTTGTAACTATATGAAGGTTATTGGATTGAAATATGGTATATATAAGTAAGCAAATAAATTTTAAATGATTGAACGGTATATAAAAAGCATATAGTTTAGACTTTGAGCGTTTAACTATATGCTTTTATATAGGCTCATTGTGGTTTTTGATATTGGTATTAGTATATTTCTATAAATAAGTGATTTTATTTGTAGACGGAGGTCCTATGAAAACTACAAAATCTTTTGGCAACCATTCCAAATATTCTCTCCACGATGCAAGGGTACAGAAAATAGAATACGCAGATGATAATTTGATCCTTACTTTTGATTATATTTTTTCCTATGAGAATGGTACTGAACAGACTCATAAGGCTCAAGTTGTGTTTGAGACGTGTGATATAGATTTTTTTGAAATTCTCGTGTTTAATAATACAATACTAGATACTTTCACAGGTAAAAGAATTGAGTTACCTCAGTATCAACAGGATTATAGTGAAAGTGAATTTGAGGTCATTACGGAGACCTATAATTGGGGACACGCTGTATTGCAAGGTTGGTTATGGACCGAAGGGAATCCCGTACACTGTATAATGAACATATACTTTAAAGGTGATATGGTATATGTAGTTGAATGAGGCGTAAAATGAGTAGTTTAGATTTTACTATTGGCTGTACAGTTACTTTCTTCAGCAAGAAGAGAAGAACTCCACCGAATTTAAATAATGGAATGTACTATCCTCATTTTGTTATAAGAGGTACTGAGGAATATCTTGGTATCAACTTTATTGATGGTGAAGATGTCATCTTTGATAAACAAATATGAGGTAATATGTTGTTAGTTTTTGAAATTGTAAATTATTTTGTTCTAAAAGCAGGTACGGAGTTCTTTATTATGGAAGGTGTTAATTCTGTAAGGACGTAAGAATATGAAAACTTTAAAAGAATTTTTAGATAGCCCTATATATTTAGATATTATAGAGGAATTAGGACCTGATAACTTTAATAAAGAACTACAAAGTATAGAAATTCAAGAACTAAGAAATCGATTGAATCAAAGGCAATTCTTATTAGAAGGGTTTAATTGCAAGTTATATTCTGAGAAAGAGTTAGTGCAGTTTTTCGAGCAATTAATAGAATACAATCGTAAAGAACTGATTCTTTGGAGTAAAACCTTTTGGCAATACAGTGATGAAACTTGGGAAGAATATTCTGATGGTGAATTTCCAAAAGGCGAGGAATTAGATATAGAAGATAAATCAACTATACTTGAGATAGGAAAATATTCTATAACGAGTATTGCTATGTATATGATTGAATTTGATATTTTGAAAAATCATACAGAAATATTAGGAGATTACTATAAACGAATGCATCTTCCTGGTGCAGTGAAATACGCACGAGAAATTAAAGGGCTTTATAAAAGTCTTTTTGGTTAAAATATATAATATAGTTTTAGAAGATAAGGAAATTTTTAAAAAGGTTCTAGATTGATTAGATAATCTTAACATAGAGCAATTTAGTTTTTCCTCGGATATACTTTAAAGGTGATATGGTATATGTAGTTGAATGAGGCCCGAAATGAGTAATTTAGATTTTACTATTAGCTGCATAGTTACATTCTTCAGCAAGAAGAGAACAAGTCCACCGAATTTAAATAATGGAATGTATTATCCTCATTTCGTTATAAAAGGTACTGAGGAATATCTTGGTATCAATTTTATTGATGGTGAAGATGTCATCTTTGATAAACAAATAGGGGCTAATGCGCTGCCAGTTTATGAAACCGTAGATTATTCTGCTATACAAGCAGGTGCAGAGTTCCTTATCATGGAGGGTGGCAATATTGTTGGTGAAGGGATTGTAAAAGCTATCTTTCAACATAAACCATATGGGAGTAAATAGTTATGGGCTATAAAAATGTATGTATAAACTGCCGAATCTCCTTGTCGGAGGGCACAAATTACGAGTTATTTAACCGAAATAAAACCTGCCCTACTTGCAAAGGTAAAATGTACTTTGTGAACGAGAAATTCAAGGCTCCTAAAAAATCTAATGACAAAGAATGGAAGATTATCGAGTATTTGTTGTTGAGCGGCTATGACTTCCGCAATCCTTATTGTGGTCATGAAAGTTGCATTTATTTTGAGTTCCCTAAGAATCTGCAAGAGGCAGAAGAGTTTATCCGAGAAATGAGGAATTTAGACTAAGTCAGGAGGTTTCGTATGGCACCGCAAGTTACAGATTTTTCGTTTTGGAATGAAATGTGGAAACAAAGTTATTATGATCGTGAGAAAGGGATTCGGGCGAATCCATTATTAGAGTATTGGGACAAGCGGGCCAATGATTTTTCTCTTATGCGTAAAAGCAATGACTACGACTTTGGACGGAAGGTGTATGCTGCTTTAAGTAGTGTCTTAACACCTGATTCTAGCATGTTAGATATAGGTGCTGGTCCTGGTTCTTTCACAATTCCTTTTGCTCAACATATTAAATCTGTTACTGCTATTGAGCCGTCAAAGGGCATGGTGGCAGTCTTTAAAGAAAATGCCAAAGAATTAGGTGTAGAGAACTTTAACATCATTGAAGAAATGGTACAGGACTTACCTCAAGATGGATCTTTTGACTCCCAATTTGATGTAGTGGCTATTTCTTTAGTACTTTGGATGTTTCCTGATGTGTGGCCTCGAATTTTACAAATGGAGCAATACTCAAAAGGCTATTGTGCCATTGTGG
This window contains:
- a CDS encoding DNA cytosine methyltransferase; amino-acid sequence: MLNIIDVFSGAGGLTEGFRDNTKFKFICHIEMDKDACASLCLRNIYYYFKNINNLSPYFEYIQGNISREVLYSMVPSEVTKDVLSKEISEESILPIFEFIDKRLGTKELDGIIGGPPCQAYSIIGRANNKKKKDTDKRIYLYKHYLDFCNRYKPKFFIFENVKGLLSFKDISGDLLLDKMIQEFDSAGYAVNYEVINANDFGVSQNRERVIIVGHRKDLLFNKSFFDYLYNYVEPSPKLKELFADLPNIRAGKSSKKYCCNYVSKYVQKYIRSNDDILTQHIARPHSKNDLRIYKLVLKAKKIGENLRYNDIPVELQTHSNTTSFLDRYKALDYDSVSHTVVAHISKDGHYYIHPDLRQNRSISVREAARIQGFPDNFYFESSRTAAFRQIGNAVPPILSVKLASAILDFIKVDNNDNNIVNL
- a CDS encoding restriction endonuclease, with the protein product MISFKDVCETEVDLVIDEIYEGGAVGNILDDVLTKLMGVQNAGGFRYRNVLNTTDKAYIVLYSSNEDIDWPDVLEAETGKFKYYGDNKRPGDKVDSKKGNLILETIFNEKNRNKIPPVFIFMKNPTVASNRSVRFLGLAVPEDYYLGKDNSLKAIWRTSNSERFINYEAHFTILNTKSINREWLSCLINGDSLNTRFAPDAWLKYVKQGLTDDIILSAPKNKEYRSKIEQLPSTDKDLRKLDFIYQYYKDEPYKFEYFAAKLVGLMDNNFLNFNITRTVRDGGIDAIGEYRLGHKNNSIKLRCALEAKCYQRDNSNGVKLLSRLISRLKYRDFGIFVTTSYVSEQAYKELLEDGHPVIIISGGDIIEILTNNRINTKESLLNFMDTIDYL
- a CDS encoding class I SAM-dependent methyltransferase — translated: MAPQVTDFSFWNEMWKQSYYDREKGIRANPLLEYWDKRANDFSLMRKSNDYDFGRKVYAALSSVLTPDSSMLDIGAGPGSFTIPFAQHIKSVTAIEPSKGMVAVFKENAKELGVENFNIIEEMVQDLPQDGSFDSQFDVVAISLVLWMFPDVWPRILQMEQYSKGYCAIVAGIPDWKNPRAASKSDVEEFQILYNMLLSQGRFPNVSVIDYKCERMVEDEIECRKIIYEQYEGDLTPEAEEQIRKEVIARSKDNKCLISSRSAVIWWNPKEIV